One Gossypium arboreum isolate Shixiya-1 chromosome 13, ASM2569848v2, whole genome shotgun sequence genomic window, CCAATAACCCGATTATTACCCTTGTCTAAAGTAGTATCCAAGAGAACCGACCGATACCTATCCAATTCATTTTCCTGGGTGCCAACTGGACCCCATCTTAGACCCATCATCAACCCAGGTCAAACCCCGCCCACCAAATTAGCCGCATCACTGGCAGCCACATTCATTAAAGCCTTGACCGAAACCTTGGCCCATTTGGCCAttgctttttctttcccttttaacTTGCTAGTGGGTTCCTTATGTTGACCATTATTCCTAGCGCCAAAAGTAGAACCAGAATTCAACGGAATGAATGGATTTTGATCTATCGAATCATCCGTACGATTCTCCATTAATTCATGGCTGTCCAATAAAACAATAAATCTTAAGCCACCAAAACGCTCTGACTCCACTCTCCGATCTGTCTGACGTCGGAACTTCTTCTTTATCGCTAGGTTCAAGAGCATTAACGTTTTCTTCCCGCGATGGGCACAAGTCTTGGATGTGTCCATACCTCCCGCATCCAAAACAAACACTGGGAAGGGACTGGGAAGGGCTTCATACTTTACATGTTGCAAGACAACATCAACTCGAATCTTCAATAGTGGTTTCCCAAGATCCAGCATGCGAGCAAATTTTCGAGGAAAATTTTGGATTTTGGTTTCCAAAAGGCATACACCTTACTCAATAAAGCATTAAACCAACTCTTCTTCCTATCAACTTAATGATCAGGGTGAGGCACATAATTTTTTCAATCAACGAATGCACCCTCTCCTAAAAGCATTTAGACGGAATACCATCTATGACCGCCGTTATTACATCACCATCTCGTCGTCTTCCTAGGCCTCCTTCCTGGTGCTACCATCACCAAGAAGCATATCCTTAAACGTGACCCGATTCTCCTCCCCCAGATCCCCCGTATCAGCACTAACTCCCACATTGGACAATCCTTGAGAACTCATCTTTAAAGGTCAAGCTTTACGGCAAAAGTATTGCTATAAATGATTGTAGACTAATTGGCCTTTGGTCGTCAATCACATATCAGACGGctgaaaagggaaagaaaaagttttttaTTCAACCGTCAGAAAGACATGGGTTTGgaattttatattattcattaaTCTTATGTTTATAACTATGTTATTGATGAATAAATAATACATACTTCCCACTCTATTATCCTATCTCTTGTCTCTTTTACTTACTTGAAAGGGAAATTTTATAGTATATATTATATTTGGCTTGGAATCTATGGGACAAAGGTAGCTCTAAGAAGACTGCTGTGAGAAAAAACACAAAAAGAATCTTAACAACAAATTTATGCTATTCAAAATATCCTTCATCCTCAGACTGGACTTTAGCTACAGAAACATGTTTTAAGACTATGTTCTGAAGTTTCACCTGTCTACAAGCAGGTCCACTTGTCGAAATTATATAGTTGTCTTTAAGAGATACATTCTCGTACCACCatgaaaaacatttaaaaaaaacgaAACATAAATACGTATGTCGGACATATACTTCGATTCTTGGGGAAATTTTATCACATACGGAAGACTGCTTTGCAGATGGATCTAAGAACATTGTATTTTCCATTAAACTAACCATATCTAACATCTTTTAAGTGTTGTTTACAATATATTAAAAAGCATCAAAGATGCGGAGCAGCAGTAACGGTTGCTGGTATACTGTATGAGGCTTGACGCCATGTTTGTATAGCTTCAACTTTTCTAATATTGCTACTGCTGCTGCTGCAGCATTAGCTTGGTGTGCCTTTTGCAGAATGATTTTAACCTCCCTAATGCTTCTTTCAGAGACTGTGGATCTGCAGCAAAAGTGATTCGGAGCCAATTTTTTAACCCCACTGCAGTACCTGCATCAGAAATTTGCTTCTCAGTGGATAGAAGGGGCCATAGATGCCATGATTCGATCCCTAAACCTACTTGGTGCTACTTCTTAAGAGTGATTGCTTAGTCTACTAGGATAAGACGGTATTCGACTTTGCTTGTCATTGTTCCCTAATCTAACAAGAGGAATCATGCTTATGATAACATATAATGTTCATAAATGTTCGACTTGATTTGTTAGTTACCAGGAAGAATAATAACGGATTCTTCTTTGGCTAGCCTGAAACAGAAGTCGATGTCGTCGCTGATGTCTTCCAGACTGGAAATATTTAGTTTAATCTGTGAAATACATGAACAAAATTAACTGGAACATGTTTATGAATCCATCCGAGTTTCAAACAGACATTGCGAATTATATTGGTCCATTACCATGACAGCCATTGACCCCTGAGGCTTTTGGGGACAAGTAAGGCAAGGGATTTCCTTTATCATATCCCAACAAATATCCGATGTCTGCCTCAGCGTGTTGATAGTTTTCTTGAAGAAAACGTTGTCAGTTTGCTCTATTATATGGGGAACTGCTGCCTATGACACCCACCGGAAAGCCATGAAAACAATTGACTCAATACCTTTGGTAATGGCATAAAGACTTGAATCAGAAATGGAAACTTTCAAATCCAAGTCTTTTTCAAGGACCAGTTGGTACCTATACTTAATGAACAACAATAGGATGCTCACATTTCATTAGTTAGTAACAAGCCAGTACCATAAATAGATACCTGGATAAAAGTTGCAGGTCctcctaaaatatcaaaatacttCTTGATACGCTCGATAATCTGATAAAAACGAAAATACATGAAAATATAAGCGTATAAGAAGTAAGAAGAGCAAATCTGTAGAACAAGCAAAATAGAGCTCAAGAAAGCTATTATCCATAGAACAAAAGTCCGCACAACTTGAACTCGGGATTAAGTAGTTGGCAAATGTTGAAGGTGAATATAAACATGCATAGCACACCTTTTGTATAGcatcattattgttgaaatagaCAATGCTTGCAGACTTCATGTGCATCATTATTTTCGAAATAGACTAGTACCAGAGACAATGTCCAAGAGAAAGAAAATGTCCATCATGAATGCTAATGTCCAGGAGAAAGAAAATGACCTTAGGATTCTTAAACATGCAAGAGGGGTCATTTATTACAAACCAACCGAGTCGCCATCCAGGCACGATCCATCTCTTTGATAGAGAGCCAAGAGTTAGAACCGGAACCATTGATCCAAAAACTCCCATTGGTACAAATGGATTGTCCCCGAAAACAAGGTGCCCATAGACTTCATCAGCAATAACAGGAATTTTAAGCTTCTCTGCAGTTTCTGCAATCTAATTACAAtaaacaaacaattaaattacGCCCGGTTCCCCACTAGACTACTGCATGGCACAGTCTGTGCGCTCGAGTCTCGGCTCACAGACATAGTCATATAAAAAGTTCCATTTTACTGATGCATACCAACCTTTTTCAAATGCTGATAGGAGTACACATTGCCACAAGGATTACCAGGGTTTATGATTA contains:
- the LOC108461540 gene encoding probable aminotransferase TAT2; translated protein: MENGSVNHEMETASTITIKGILSLLMQNLDENNCKRLIRLGMGDPTLYSCFHTTHVAGQAVVEALQSDKFNGYSPTVGLPQTRRAIAEYLSSDLPYKLSCDDVFITSGCTQAIDVALAMLARPGANVLIPRPGFPIYELCATFRRLEIRYYDLLPENGWEVDLDSVEALADQNTVGFVIINPGNPCGNVYSYQHLKKIAETAEKLKIPVIADEVYGHLVFGDNPFVPMGVFGSMVPVLTLGSLSKRWIVPGWRLGWFVINDPSCMFKNPKIIERIKKYFDILGGPATFIQAAVPHIIEQTDNVFFKKTINTLRQTSDICWDMIKEIPCLTCPQKPQGSMAVMIKLNISSLEDISDDIDFCFRLAKEESVIILPGTAVGLKNWLRITFAADPQSLKEALGRLKSFCKRHTKLMLQQQQ